The following DNA comes from Puniceicoccus vermicola.
ATGGGAAAGGGAAGGTTCTGCGATAAACTCGATGGTTTTGATTTCGTCGATACGAATATAAACCCCGCCGGAGTTCTCCGCAATCTCAAGTTGGCCTTTTTCGTTGGTGCGCACGGTGCTGGAAATAAACAGATCCCGTTCGTCCGGGTCGGAGGAGACATAGGATTCGGAGCCATACCAGCCCGTGACCTGGCTTTGGTCCTTGAAGGTGACGATGATCCACGAGGGTTCGGCCTTGGAGAAGACGCGGTCCCATGCGGTGGGAATGTCGTGCTGTTCGAACGGCTTGAGGTCGAAGCGTTCGATGAATTTACGCAACCATTCTTTCTGTCGGACGATTCCTGCGAAAATCCCGAGGATCACGGACAGGAGCAGGG
Coding sequences within:
- a CDS encoding DUF6338 family protein; the encoded protein is MLETFKGFLLFIVFLVPGFIFRIVEGQFAYLDKRLDWGRFALGLLARSTIVYAIVGPWIFHSWQSGWIRSHPVASIYLFASLALLLSVILGIFAGIVRQKEWLRKFIERFDLKPFEQHDIPTAWDRVFSKAEPSWIIVTFKDQSQVTGWYGSESYVSSDPDERDLFISSTVRTNEKGQLEIAENSGGVYIRIDEIKTIEFIAEPSLSHEPDTNDPEA